The following are encoded in a window of Magnolia sinica isolate HGM2019 chromosome 11, MsV1, whole genome shotgun sequence genomic DNA:
- the LOC131218400 gene encoding uncharacterized protein LOC131218400, translating into MSPLSNNSLFLEYSVAAQVWKLTACDLCEIARNSAYKSGFSHAAKETGIVFALSQVAYGACLFLGYWGYFLLFRIVRSSHLFPFRYILFCIGTSRRRKTGSCLVRYTLQPGCIRPCRQIR; encoded by the exons ATGTCTCCATTGAGCAACAACTCCTTGTTTCTGGAATATAGTGTTGCCGCACAG GTATGGAAGCTCACTGCTTGTGATCTCTGTGAGATAGCAAGAAATTCAGCTTATAAATCTGGATTTTCCCATGCAGCAAAG GAGACGGGGATTGTATTTGCTCTATCACAGGTTGCATATGGAGCTTGTTTGTTCTTAGGCTACTGGGGTTATTTCCTTCTCTTTCGCATTGTTAGAAGTTCTCATCTTTTCCCATTCAGGTATATTCTCTTTTGCATTGGTACTTCAAGAAGGAGAAAAACTGGTTCTTGTCTGGTTCGATACACCTTACAACCAGGCTGTATACGGCCTTGTAGACAAATTAG GTAG